The following DNA comes from Athene noctua chromosome 1, bAthNoc1.hap1.1, whole genome shotgun sequence.
GCTtggaaaccatttttttcctcacacaaGAGTCACATGGACAGTATTCCTCCTCACTTGTTTGTGTATTAATACTGGCCTCAAAAGCTGCACTAAATACTGTATCTTCATCTATATCAAATGATAAGTCTGTTGTGTCCTCTTGCCTAGTCTGAGTTCCATTCTTGTCACTGAAGAGTGACTTTTTATGCATAGTTTGCAATCGCCGTCTCCTCTGCTCAGTTTGGAGCGTTGACTCACGCCTGAGTGGTTCATCCGGAGGTCTTGGTGTCTTCTTCCCTGTGATGCTTTTGATCTTCCTCAGCTCCTTCTCTATGCTTTTTTGTATCCTTTTACTCACTTCCTCCTTCAGCTCCAGTATCATTTCATCCGTCTGCTGGTTGTTCTGCAGGTTCCACCTGACCTTGAACTCATTCATGGCACTGACATAGTGAGCCATGAACTCCTTCTCGATTTTCTTGAGCAGTCTTAGGATCCAGGTTGGATCTGCTGAGTTTTGCTGAGCAAGAGATGTGCCCACAGTGGTGGCAGTATCGACTTTGAGCTCTGGATCATCTGCAGACTCTTTTTCAAGCTGCTCTTCCAAATCAGCTTTCAGTTCTGTCCCGCAATCGGTATCATTGACATTTGTATCATTAGTAGTGGCGAGCTGATCATCTTTCCCTTCAAGATTTTCTTTTGGGAGTTCACCATTCACACCTTCAACTTCTTGTTCTCCATTTTCAAGTAAgttgctgttttctttattttcatttgccTTCCCTTCCTTCTGATCGTTTTCACACTTACTGCACTGAGCCTCCTTATTCTCTTCAGCCTCCTGAATTAGCAAGTCCTCTCTAGTAGACTGTACTTTTTTCTCGCCTTTTGATTTTGAGGATGCCTTTGAAGGTCGGAATGGCTGCACTTCTTTTTTACTTTGCTCCTCAGCCTCAGTCAATTCACTGCCAGTCATTACATTTTCCACTTGTCCAGCTGATTTAAATTCAACAGGTTTCTGTGCCATTAAAGTACTGTCCCTGACACCAGCTGTACTTTCTTCTCCTGAGCCACCAGAACCACTGCTAACATCAACCCCAGAGGAGGACATGGGAGTGAAGCCATAACCTATAGATTTTGGGACTTTAAAACCAGAGGCTGTCTTTACCTGCTCACTTACCTCTTGACCTGAGCTTGGACCACATTTTTCAGCTGTGCATCCAAACCACAGgtcttgaaaaatatttagcagCTCAATATACCttgttttattcaaatattttggtttatctGATGGATCTTCTGTCTCTTCATCAAGGAGTTGGAGGCTGGCAAGACAAGTAATCAATACGTTGGCAGAGTTACTCATTTTTCTGCCCATAGTGGGGGACACTTCAGGCAAACTGTTTGATCGGtcaaattttatttcatgttttgaaCTGAGCAAGGCCTTCATGATCTGGACAGAAGTCTGGACAGAGGTTGGCAGGTCTCTTCTGTTGTTTTGGCTGGATGTAACTGACTGGCTGCATTCTGCCTGGTCAGCTTTGGCATCTTCGGACACAGCCTCAGAGATTTGTTCCTGATTCATGCATTCTTCAGCCTTTTCATTAGCAGCAGTGTCTTCTGCTGTCTCTTTTTCTACGTCATCCTTTGCTTTGTTCTTATCCTCCTCCACattctttttctcagctttttcatCCTCTGAGATTTCCTCAGCATTTTCACAGTGTGATACCTCAGCGGTTGCCTTTATGTGTTCCTCTTCTGCATCATCCTCCATTTCGTACTTCAGAAGCAATGCTTCTGAAGGGATTTTACTTAGCCATTCTTGCACAACTTCTTCTGGAGATGTATTTGGTAGAACAGATGGCATTAAAtcactcccttcctcctgcacGTCTGTGCCTTCTAACTCTTCCTCTACTTTTCTGCTGCAAGAACCACcaatttctttattcttctgaTCATTTATTTCTGTTGCAACTGATTTAGACCCATAGGAAGTTGCTCGAGAGGAATCTAAagtttctttctgctcttttcctGTGGTTAGCATTGACTCAGTACCTATGCTGCTAATGGAGGAATTCTTCAACATGGTTGAAcgtatttttttgctttttggctTCCCTTTTGGTGGGGTGGGGCAATGCATACTACATACTGACAAAGTCTCAGACAATGATGCTTGACTGCAGTTTGAAATCTTCACGTGAAGATTCCTAGTTTTTATCTGCCTTGATTGTGAAGATTGAGATATGTTTGATTGTGAACACCTATCATCACTTCCCTGGGATATCTGTGTCAACAAACATTTATCTCTTACTTCTGACTTTGAAGAGACTCTTGAAGAGACACTCTCAGGATTTCCATTCCTAATCCCAGTCTCAGTTGAGTGGTCAACTCTTGAACATATGCTCTCACTCATACTTCCTTGTCTTGAAGAAGGGGCCTCTGACTTAATCTGGGGATGGACCTCTCCAGCTTTTGCATTAGGGTTTGAAACACTTGAGCAGATGGATGATGGCTTGCTATTTTCTACTCTATGGTTTCTCTTCTTTGAACCTTTTGAAGATTCACTGTAGCCACTGGTGGCacttttcaagcttttctcaTCAGTATAAGCTGCATTCGCCTCTGCTTCACTAGTAGATGAAATGTTTGAGTGAAAAGATCCTGAGGTATGAGATATGGGGTCTCCAATAGATTTCTTCTTGATTTCACATGAGCTTTTGGAGTAATTAGATGCCCTGCTGCATGATTTCAGATCATCTGCATGTAAGGAATTCTTTTTATTCAGCGTGGATTCAAGCGAAGACACAGACATTTCAGACTCTACATCCAAAGGAATATCGCTGTGTTTGCTCTTTTTGGATCCTCTGGAAGAGCGAGAGGCCTTGCACAGAATGCTCCCATCCCTGTCGCTTCTCTTGCTGTTCCTGCCACTAGCTCTGGAATAGGTGGATTCTTGTGTAGAGCATCCTTCACCTTCACTACTCTCATCTCTAACTGATTGGCTGGGCTTTGTTTTTGCTGACACAGAGCTGACTTCATTggcttccttttcttcttgttctgctTCAACCTCTTCAATCTCTTTCTTAGGACAGGACTCACTGGAGAAGGAGGAGACCACTGCATTGTCATCAGAGTGGTCATCCCATTCACTCTTTGCTCTTGTCTTGGTACAGTTACTAGACTTGCTGTACACACTGTTGGCAGGAGTGGAGCACCCAGCGTTATATTCTTGATTTGTCTTGTGAAGGCTTGAGGAAGACATGCTCCTACCCATGCTGCTTGTTTCCTCACATACATTCTTCTTGCTCTGTCTGGACTGCAGAGATGACCTTGACATGACACTTccaactctgctgctttcaacCTCTTCCACATCATGCTTGAAGCACTTCACGGAGGAAACTTCAAAAcaattttcatcttcattttgtGAATTGGTTTTGCTGGTGTCATGGTCTTCAGGGGCATCTGGAGTATCCAGATTGTTCTCACAGCTTGAACGTGACATTAAACCCAAGGATGAAGGTCTCTGACTATTGCTTGTGCTTGTCCGAGTGTATTCTTGCCGGTCTTCTCCATTGGAAAGACCTGTAGACAAATCACTTTGACACGTACACTTTTTAATGGATCTATATGCCACTCTGTTCTCTATAGTCTCTGAGTAGGATGAGGACTCTTGCACAAAGTGCTCAGAGAATTCCTCACTGGACGTGGTCTGGAGGCTATCCACAGAAGCCATTTTTTTGTGGACCACTCTTCTCCGGGAAGACGTGCTGGAACATGACGACCGCGTATGCCAGGTGCTTCGTACACTGGGCTCTTCCCTCTGGGATGTGTGCATGGGGTTTTTCCAAATGTCATAATCCTGGTGTTTCTTTCCACAGCTATGACAATGGAACTCATCACATTCTGATTCCTCAAGTTTTGACATGTAAGAATCAATATCACCAGGATATAATGACTCATCTGCCTCCGAGCTGGCTTCTGGGTTCATTTTCTGTATGGGGTCTACTCCACTGACCTCCTCTACACCTGACTCTTCACAAGGCATCTGGTTCATCAGATTGGATTTTTTGATCTGTGTGGACCACTGCAAAGTCTCATCATTTAGCAAGCGGAAGCGGACTTTCATCTCAACGGACAGGCTACCATCCTTGTTCACGTGTACCCGTTTTTCTATGTCATCATTGACAAAGGAATGGACGAGGTCCCCAGGTTTTGGATTTGAGAAACTGTTTGAGAAAGGTGCGCTATTATCCGGTGAGGTAGCAAGACCATTAGAGTATGACTTCTCTGATGACAAAGAAAATCTCATTGACCTATTGCTTGATGCTGACCGCGGATGGATAACACTCTTTTTGGTTTTCAGCCCAAAGTTCACTGGAGtttgaaataattaaagaaaagaaagagggggagaaaTGTTAACTCAtgcaaagatgacagaaaatacaTAGATCAAAGCCTCAAAGTACAGCTATTATTCCATTAAAGCTAAGCCTGTGTCAGTTTAGATAATTTGAAAATTTGGCTTTGACTAAGTCATGGCCATAAATGTTAAGTTTTGAATGAACAGTCTGTACTAAAATCTTCTGTACcttaactttattattttttcaatctAAATTGAAACACAAACACCTTTTTTTTGGTTGTATTATGTACatgtcaggaagaaaataaatatatgtaaaaagaaatttagtctcaaatttctgtattttattacattGCAAATACCCCTTTATTTAACCATGCAACTTTTCATCCTTCTTATTCAGTCAGGGAAAAATACATGGAGAAGTGATCCTTT
Coding sequences within:
- the RP1L1 gene encoding retinitis pigmentosa 1-like 1 protein is translated as MTQVPADHLSTTSSYNYEQPLPSVARTNTVTKVPTAKKITFFKSGDPQFAGVKMAINQRRFKSFNALMDDLSHRVPLPFGVRTITTPRGIHCISELDQLEDGGCYLCSDKKYVKPISIPSRGHRPAPPRGGRPSSAMRRAAQENKPEDYSTPFTQHGPRIPKKITLVKNGESGFRRSIILNRRNARSFRTLLDEISEILQFPVKKLYTVDGKKIDSMQALLHCPNVLVCVGREPFKPVSMENLRKHSVEKLPDLTPRSNGNNVNENNEMNFGLKTKKSVIHPRSASSNRSMRFSLSSEKSYSNGLATSPDNSAPFSNSFSNPKPGDLVHSFVNDDIEKRVHVNKDGSLSVEMKVRFRLLNDETLQWSTQIKKSNLMNQMPCEESGVEEVSGVDPIQKMNPEASSEADESLYPGDIDSYMSKLEESECDEFHCHSCGKKHQDYDIWKNPMHTSQREEPSVRSTWHTRSSCSSTSSRRRVVHKKMASVDSLQTTSSEEFSEHFVQESSSYSETIENRVAYRSIKKCTCQSDLSTGLSNGEDRQEYTRTSTSNSQRPSSLGLMSRSSCENNLDTPDAPEDHDTSKTNSQNEDENCFEVSSVKCFKHDVEEVESSRVGSVMSRSSLQSRQSKKNVCEETSSMGRSMSSSSLHKTNQEYNAGCSTPANSVYSKSSNCTKTRAKSEWDDHSDDNAVVSSFSSESCPKKEIEEVEAEQEEKEANEVSSVSAKTKPSQSVRDESSEGEGCSTQESTYSRASGRNSKRSDRDGSILCKASRSSRGSKKSKHSDIPLDVESEMSVSSLESTLNKKNSLHADDLKSCSRASNYSKSSCEIKKKSIGDPISHTSGSFHSNISSTSEAEANAAYTDEKSLKSATSGYSESSKGSKKRNHRVENSKPSSICSSVSNPNAKAGEVHPQIKSEAPSSRQGSMSESICSRVDHSTETGIRNGNPESVSSRVSSKSEVRDKCLLTQISQGSDDRCSQSNISQSSQSRQIKTRNLHVKISNCSQASLSETLSVCSMHCPTPPKGKPKSKKIRSTMLKNSSISSIGTESMLTTGKEQKETLDSSRATSYGSKSVATEINDQKNKEIGGSCSRKVEEELEGTDVQEEGSDLMPSVLPNTSPEEVVQEWLSKIPSEALLLKYEMEDDAEEEHIKATAEVSHCENAEEISEDEKAEKKNVEEDKNKAKDDVEKETAEDTAANEKAEECMNQEQISEAVSEDAKADQAECSQSVTSSQNNRRDLPTSVQTSVQIMKALLSSKHEIKFDRSNSLPEVSPTMGRKMSNSANVLITCLASLQLLDEETEDPSDKPKYLNKTRYIELLNIFQDLWFGCTAEKCGPSSGQEVSEQVKTASGFKVPKSIGYGFTPMSSSGVDVSSGSGGSGEESTAGVRDSTLMAQKPVEFKSAGQVENVMTGSELTEAEEQSKKEVQPFRPSKASSKSKGEKKVQSTREDLLIQEAEENKEAQCSKCENDQKEGKANENKENSNLLENGEQEVEGVNGELPKENLEGKDDQLATTNDTNVNDTDCGTELKADLEEQLEKESADDPELKVDTATTVGTSLAQQNSADPTWILRLLKKIEKEFMAHYVSAMNEFKVRWNLQNNQQTDEMILELKEEVSKRIQKSIEKELRKIKSITGKKTPRPPDEPLRRESTLQTEQRRRRLQTMHKKSLFSDKNGTQTRQEDTTDLSFDIDEDTVFSAAFEASINTQTSEEEYCPCDSCVRKKMVSKHKKTSGGQQCPSHESI